The genomic stretch CGTTTGAACTCGGTGGAAATATTCGGCGTACCTGAGGGTAAAAATGAAGATACCTACGAGGTGGTGAAGAACATAGGCGTGGCCTTGGACCTTACTGTAACTCGAGGGAGCATTGATGTTTGTCATCGCCTAGGAAGACCCGCAGGTGGAAGCGAAGGACGCCCCCGAGGGATCATTGTAAAATTTGTGAGGAgagaacataaaattaaatttctggcaAAACGGAAGGTGAAGAGGAATTTCTCAACTCAGCATCTGGGGTTTGAACAGCCAGCACAACCTGTCTACATAAATGAGAATTTGAGTCCAGGAAGGAGGAAGTTGTATGCTGCTGCAAGAGAGGCTAAGAAGACGAGGAAGTACACGTATCTCTGGATTCAAAACGGGAACATCTTGATGAGGAAGGACCAGGAATCATCAGTTGTGAGAATTGCTTCCATGGACGATTTGGATGGATTGTAAAGTTGTTCTATATTACCTTATGTGTGTTCAGTTTTGGTGTGGCTatgtttcatttatatacatgtatacagtACCTTTTTTCGTCAGTCCTTTTAATTGGGAGAGATCAATAAGTACATATATCAATAAAAGTATAGCCAATGAGTAATGAATCTTTTGAAGagttaaattttctaataataaacagTCGTTTTGCATTTTCCATCAGAATATTAGAAGTCTCCGAGAAAACTTCGATAGTTTCTTAATTTACTTagattctttaaataaatgtCCAGAAATAATTGTGCTGACTGAAATATGGATATCTGATTCGGAACTGTTATCTTATCAGTTGGTTGGATATAATCAGTTTGCAAAATGTAACATGACTTATCGGTCGGACGGGGTTATTGTCTTCGTGTTTGAGTTGTTTTTGTCTCGTGGGTTTTCCGTGGATATGATGGCGGCTGACGCTGACAAGATAACGGTGGACATTGGCCTTGGCCGGTCTCTCTCGGTTATAGGGATTTACAGGCTTCAATTGTACCATgttagagatttttttaaatgaattgaaGGATGTTTTGAATTTGTcattagaaaaaaatcttttagtaaTTGGGGATATTAATTTGTGTGTTTTAGAGAAGTCAAATATTGTAGATGAGTATCAAACTTTAATGAGTAGTAATGGCCTGAATCAACTTATAAACTCACCTACAAGAGGAAACCGATgtatagaacatatttattttagatcAAGAGATAACATCGATTTTCAGTCTTTTGTTCTAAAGTCTGGTAAAAGTGACCATGATgtagttttatgtaatttgtttgttCAAAACACTCAGAATAGTGTGGGTGATAAAGATAAACCtacaataaaaatagattttaagatgTTAGAATATTTGTTAAGTTTGGAAAATTGGCTGCAGGTTTATTCAAACAACAATGTTTCAGAGGCCTTTGATgagtttttaaagatatttaggagtattattgatgaataaaaatatgtaagtggTCGccgaaaatttgttaaaatattgaaacctTGGATGACATACGAGTTATGTTGCAGGCAACAGTTTAGAAAGAAATTATACAAGAAAGTAAAAAGAAATCCAAATAATGTAAATCTCATACAACGCTTTACAGACTACtctttgtgtttgaaaaattatatgtcAGATCAAAAAAACAGTCACTAccacagtttatttgaaaaacataaaaataatacgaAAAAACAATGGCTAGTAATTAATAGTGTTTTGGGCCTTAATAATAAGGAGaataatttagtttgtattaaaaagaTGGATGGATCTGTTGAAATACAGGACCCAGGCCTTatggcaagtgaatttaatatGT from Homalodisca vitripennis isolate AUS2020 chromosome 2, UT_GWSS_2.1, whole genome shotgun sequence encodes the following:
- the LOC124355944 gene encoding uncharacterized protein LOC124355944; the encoded protein is MDEFLKTIDELKQENINLKAKITTLESQLEDVEQYSRLNSVEIFGVPEGKNEDTYEVVKNIGVALDLTVTRGSIDVCHRLGRPAGGSEGRPRGIIVKFVRREHKIKFLAKRKVKRNFSTQHLGFEQPAQPVYINENLSPGRRKLYAAAREAKKTRKYTYLWIQNGNILMRKDQESSVVRIASMDDLDGL